CTTCTGGATATGCTCGAGTGCTGTGTTTCGCTGATGAACGCCTCTGTCCTTGACATTGGTTGTGTTCTTATTGCAGACAAGATGTCTGCACATAACTCCGGCATCCACGAGGATCTGCGAGGTCTCCGCAGAAGCCACGTGCATCTCCACCACGATCCAAAGAAGCGGAGGAGGCACCAAGCGCAGCGTTTGCCCCAGCCGGTTCAGGTAGTAACCCTGGGAGGCGCGGTTGTACGTGGGCGTGACGACGATCAGCAGCTTCCCACTGCGCGATGGATCCGTTAGCTCATCCGTGGCGTGCGTCCTGCCTTCCGACGGCTGGATCTCGATCTCCTGACGACCAGAGGGTAGAAGGGCTACTAAATCGTGGCGCGGAAGGTTAATCATACTTATGGAGGAAATGGTGGGAGAAAAGAAGGGGAGGTCATCAAGCTCCGGGAAGGGGTAGAGGCCGAAGAGAAaaccgaggaggaagaagatgagcaaGCGGAAAAGGTGGCGCTTCCATGGATTGCTATGATGCTGTGGCTTAGCACGGGAGGCGAAGAGAGAGTAAGGAGGAGCGGAAGAGTCGCTGGAGTGCTGCCGGCCGGGGTTGAGGTAAGGAAGCCCTTGATGGTGGTGAAGAGGCCGATCATTGACGGCGTTAGCTGCCGATTGAGCTCGACGGACCGATGGCATGTAATCAAGAGAGTGAGCGACTCTTTATCATCTGAATCGGAGGGAGAACGGCGAGAGCGAGAGGAGACAAGATTCTCGGCGATTGGGATGAAGACGGAGATGGAGCGCCATGGCAGCAACAAGTGCTCGCTTGACAAGCCGCCCAAGTAAACACGACTGGTAATTCATCTGGCCAAACCCACTACTAAATCGGTGGGCCTAGTCTTCTCCTCTATCCTTCCTCTTCTCCCCAACTAAACGGAGTCTTATCGGGATTCATAAAAGGGGTCCACAGCTTCTCCCTCCCTCTGCGTCTTCTCCGACGTTTTTTTTTCACTTGTGCGGCGTCCGACGAGCGACGTTTGGTGTTTCCTGTCCTCTCCTCCGACCTATGCGAGGGGAAGATCCGCTGCCTTTTGCCGATCTGCGAACCGTGTCGCCGGACAAGTCTCGTGCACAGCCATCGACGCCGTAGAGCCTTGCCCTTGTGTCAGT
This window of the Zingiber officinale cultivar Zhangliang chromosome 3B, Zo_v1.1, whole genome shotgun sequence genome carries:
- the LOC122055631 gene encoding probable beta-1,4-xylosyltransferase IRX9H isoform X3; translated protein: MPSVRRAQSAANAVNDRPLHHHQGLPYLNPGRQHSSDSSAPPYSLFASRAKPQHHSNPWKRHLFRLLIFFLLGFLFGLYPFPELDDLPFFSPTISSISMINLPRHDLVALLPSGRQEIEIQPSEGRTHATDELTDPSRSGKLLIVVTPTYNRASQGYYLNRLGQTLRLVPPPLLWIVVEMHVASAETSQILVDAGVMCRHLVCNKNTTNVKDRGVHQRNTALEHIQKHRLDGIVYFADDDNIYSLELFEQLRKIRRFGVWPVAMLSQSKNKAILEGPVCNGSQVIGWHTNEKSKRLRRFHVDMSGFAFNSTIIWDPRIWHRPNSDAIRQLDSVKEGFQETTFIEQIVEDESQMEGLPKGCSTIMNWHLHIESRNLVYPKGWQVPKDLDAIVHSNVRLSQGKHLT
- the LOC122055631 gene encoding probable beta-1,4-xylosyltransferase IRX9H isoform X2 is translated as MPSVRRAQSAANAVNDRPLHHHQGLPYLNPGRQHSSDSSAPPYSLFASRAKPQHHSNPWKRHLFRLLIFFLLGFLFGLYPFPELDDLPFFSPTISSISMINLPRHDLVALLPSGRQEIEIQPSEGRTHATDELTDPSRSGKLLIVVTPTYNRASQGYYLNRLGQTLRLVPPPLLWIVVEMHVASAETSQILVDAGVMCRHLVCNKNTTNVKDRGVHQRNTALEHIQKHRLDGIVYFADDDNIYSLELFEQLRKIRRFGVWPVAMLSQSKNKAILEGPVCNGSQVIGWHTNEKSKRLRRFHVDMSGFAFNSTIIWDPRIWHRPNSDAIRQLDSVKEGFQTTFIEQIVEDESQMEGLPKGCSTIMNWHLHIESRNLVYPKGWQVPKDLDAIVHSNVRLSQGSNFLSAAVA
- the LOC122055631 gene encoding probable beta-1,4-xylosyltransferase IRX9H isoform X1, translated to MPSVRRAQSAANAVNDRPLHHHQGLPYLNPGRQHSSDSSAPPYSLFASRAKPQHHSNPWKRHLFRLLIFFLLGFLFGLYPFPELDDLPFFSPTISSISMINLPRHDLVALLPSGRQEIEIQPSEGRTHATDELTDPSRSGKLLIVVTPTYNRASQGYYLNRLGQTLRLVPPPLLWIVVEMHVASAETSQILVDAGVMCRHLVCNKNTTNVKDRGVHQRNTALEHIQKHRLDGIVYFADDDNIYSLELFEQLRKIRRFGVWPVAMLSQSKNKAILEGPVCNGSQVIGWHTNEKSKRLRRFHVDMSGFAFNSTIIWDPRIWHRPNSDAIRQLDSVKEGFQETTFIEQIVEDESQMEGLPKGCSTIMNWHLHIESRNLVYPKGWQVPKDLDAIVHSNVRLSQGSNFLSAAVA